In Phoenix dactylifera cultivar Barhee BC4 unplaced genomic scaffold, palm_55x_up_171113_PBpolish2nd_filt_p 000146F, whole genome shotgun sequence, one DNA window encodes the following:
- the LOC103705600 gene encoding acyl carrier protein 2, mitochondrial-like, which produces MAAAAAAAAAARSALLKHLRVTAASPASLHRAAPFFFAQLLLRHRGFSSEEVRGTFLDKSEVADRIITVVKNFQKVDPSKVTPNAHFQKDLGLDSLDGVEIVMALEEEFSFEIPDNEADKIDSISVAVDFIASHPQAK; this is translated from the exons atggcggcggcggcggcggcggcggcggcggcaagaAGCGCTCTCCTCAAGCACCTCAGGGTGACGGCGGCATCTCCGGCGTCTCTTCACCGGGCGGCTCCCTTCTTCTTCGCCcagctcctcctccgccaccgcgGCTTCTCCAGCGAGGAGGTCAGGGGCACCTTCCTCGACAAGTCTGAGGTCGCCGATCGGATCATCACCGTCGTCAAGAATTTCCAGAAGGTCGATCCCTCCAAG GTGACACCAAATGCTCATTTCCAGAAGGACCTTGGCCTGGATAGTTTGGACGGTGTAGAGATTGTCATGGCCCTAGAAGAAGAATTTAGCTTTGAGATCCCTGACAACGAAGCAGACAAGATTGACTCCATTAGTGTAGCCGTTGACTTTATTGCTTCACATCCTCAGGCAAAATGA